A single Paenibacillus sp. FSL R5-0517 DNA region contains:
- a CDS encoding paeninodin family lasso peptide, with the protein MKELQNTSNNTGKRVWECPRMEVLDISETMNGGQGIWQYVWDGEFWKLELLES; encoded by the coding sequence ATGAAAGAGCTTCAGAATACGTCGAACAACACAGGAAAACGAGTATGGGAGTGTCCTCGGATGGAAGTGCTGGATATCAGCGAGACCATGAACGGTGGGCAAGGCATTTGGCAATATGTTTGGGACGGGGAGTTCTGGAAGCTTGAGCTTTTAGAAAGTTAA